In Ipomoea triloba cultivar NCNSP0323 chromosome 15, ASM357664v1, one genomic interval encodes:
- the LOC116005942 gene encoding putative late blight resistance protein homolog R1C-3, with the protein MQALDAVTTLIKIVEAAEQDLMKPKHHAGGIMMVSLLETIELLSAKLCILQAFLEEELNIEYETIMRQYCDLEDEVVRIYDEYEIRSKLGPIYSKANKCEHLLVTLRVIVRKIEEVEELMLKIKKETDLDPDDEVWDTYQSALEPENEVIVGFHTEIETIVNRLCYLHFMRSVFTILRNSNIHKFRKYVENPVLKLQVIPLVGEGGIGKTTLAKRVYGHSTTIASFHIRAWVVLTQFPNLKEILIGLLRCISPITSEIYTLDHAQIAEQLCTSLMGKKYLIFLDDIWTTAAWDAMKGHFPENFNGSRILVTTRFKEVSEYLSTNPYQVKYQSVENLWELLSRKVFRQSRVQPVDNGDMRSKLRIANRIVYRCSGLPLGVVVIAGLLAATKESLQIWRDVEESLDGVENENRISKILSLSYNYLPPHLKPCFHYFGVFPEDNVIPVKRLINLWVAERFLMPHKNMSLEEVAESYLHDLINRNLVRINELSIDGKVKSCNIHDRVHEVCVREAINGNTLCITNDNHAPKASHWLSCQTSHWPITQASYVNCRPDEIHSILWFGKDVYRSKCRLVYPCLKLLRVLDLSFVKWSRGMPGEITYLVHLRYLSLSTIGSLYELQFLKLKNLLTLIVTSWMEKCPLQLPCDILGLPQLRHLHVDKRCSQYLPCLVKKDLQTLYWLKVANSDEKPNFRMVPNLMELGIYIEGQLAPSHLGSLVYLHLLEKLKLSTKP; encoded by the exons ATGCAGGCTTTAGATGCTGTAACCACTCTAATCAAAATAGTAGAAGCTGCAGAGCAAGACCTTATGAAGCCCAAACATCATGCTGGAGGAATAATGATGGTGTCGCTGCTCGAAACCATCGAGTTACTGTCTGCCAAGCTCTGCATTCTGCAAGCATTTTTGGAGGAGGAGCTAAATATCGAGTATGAGACGATAATGCGGCAGTATTGCGACCTTGAAGATGAAGTTGTTAGAATATATGACGAGTATGAAATAAGATCGAAACTGGGACCAATCTATTCGAAAGCTAATAAATGCGAGCATCTTCTTGTGACCTTGAGAGTaatagtaagaaaaattgaggaagttgaagaatTGATGCTGAAGATAAAAAAAGAAACTGATTTAGACCCTGATGACGAAGTTTGGGATACCTACCAAAGTGCTTTAGAGCCCGAGAATGAAGTAATTGTAGGATTCCACACTGAAATAGAGACAATAGTTAACCGCCTCTGTTATTTACACTTTATGAGATCAGTTTTCACCATTTTGAGGAATAGTAACATTCACAAGTTTCGGAAATATGTTGAAAATCCTGTGCTGAAACTACAAGTTATCCCACTCGTTGGGGAAGGAGGCATAGGAAAAACTACATTAGCCAAAAGAGTCTATGGACATTCAACTACTATTGCTAGCTTTCACATTCGAGCGTGGGTTGTTTTGACTCAGTTTCCTAACCTCAAAGAGATTCTCATTGGTCTATTACGTTGTATTTCACCAATAACAAGTGAAATCTACACCCTGGACCATGCTCAAATAGCTGAGCAATTATGCACAAGTTTGATGGGCAAGAAGTATTTAATTTTCCTGGATGACATATGGACCACTGCTGCATGGGATGCCATGAAAGGACATTTTCCAGAGAATTTTAATGGAAGCCGAATCTTAGTAACTACTCGGTTCAAAGAGGTGTCTGAATACTTAAGTACGAATCCCTACCAAGTGAAATATCAAAGTGTAGAGAATCTATGGGAATTACTTTCAAGGAAAGTGTTTAGGCAAAGCCGGGTTCAACCCGTGGACAACGGAGACATGAGGAGCAAACTTCGTATTGCGAACAGGATTGTTTATCGTTGCAGTGGATTACCACTAGGAGTTGTTGTGATTGCCGGACTTTTAGCCGCAACAAAAGAGTCCCTACAAATATGGAGAGATGTTGAGGAAAGTTTGGATGgagttgaaaatgaaaatagaatTTCAAAAATACTTTCATTGAGCTACAACTACTTACCTCCTCATTTGAAACCTTGCTTTCATTATTTTGGTGTGTTTCCTGAAGATAATGTCATTCCCGTTAAGAGATTAATCAATTTATGGGTTGCAGAGAGATTTTTAATGCCACATAAAaatatgagtttggaagagGTGGCAGAGAGTTACTTGCATGATCTCATTAATAGAAATCTAGTTCGAATTAATGAGCTAAGTATTGACGGcaaagttaaatcatgtaacatTCATGATCGAGTGCACGAGGTTTGTGTGAGAGAAGCAATTAATGGGAATACATTGTGCATTACCAATGACAACCATGCTCCAAAAGCTAGTCATTGGTTAAGTTGTCAAACAAGTCATTGGCCAATCACTCAAGCGAGTTATGTGAATTGCCGTCCTGATGAAATCCATTCTATTCTCTGGTTTGGTAAAGATGTATACCGTTCCAAATGCAGGTTGGTATACCCATGCTTGAAATTGCTAAGAGTATTGGATTTATCATTTGTTAAATGGTCACGAGGCATGCCTGGTGAAATAacatatttggttcatttgAGATACCTGTCTTTAAGTACCATTGGTTCTCTTTACGAGCTTCAATTTCTCAAGCTTAAAAATTTGCTAACTCTCATAGTTACTTCGTGGATGGAAAAATGTCCTTTGCAACTGCCATGTGATATTTTGGGTTTGCCACAATTGAGGCATTTACATGTTGACAAGAGATGTTCACAGTATCTCCCTTGCTTAGTCAAAAAGGATCTACAAACTCTTTATTGGTTGAAAGTTGCTAACTCCGATGAAAAACCAAACTTTAGAATGGTTCCAAACCTAATGGAACTTGGGATTTACATTGAAGGTCAATTGGCGCCTAGCCATCTAGGCAGCCTTGTGTATTTACATCTACTTGAGAAGTTGAA GCTTTCCACCAAACCTTAA
- the LOC116007365 gene encoding uncharacterized protein LOC116007365, which translates to MDTIGELPHLKVLKLKDFAFCGPTWKPSKQGFRELKALLISRSNLKHWNASGKHFPVLERLVLRYCWELKKIPINFVNIGTLKLIVLECCHSSLVTSANRISLATADCPLRVRKVGIKVEMPNNESSEEESVGSSNELSVRSSDQERLKARKSVRKYLKKKASKSLNAFKELKRKVL; encoded by the exons ATGGACACAATTGGTGAGTTGCCGCACCTTAAGGTGCTTAAACTAAAAGATTTTGCCTTTTGTGGCCCAACGTGGAAACCATCGAAGCAGGGCTTTCGGGAATTAAAGGCACTTCTTATTTCACGTTCAAATCTCAAACATTGGAATGCAAGTGGTAAACATTTCCCAGTTTTGGAGCGCCTAGTCTTAAGATATTGTTGGGAATTGAAAAAAATTCcaattaattttgtaaatattggAACACTGAAGTTAATTGTGTTAGAATGTTGTCATTCTTCTCTTGTGACCTCTGCAAATCGGATTTCTTTGGCAACTGCAGATTGTCCACTTCGTGTTCGTAAAGTTGGAATTAAG GTTGAAATGCCAAATAATGAAAGctctgaagaagaaagtgtgggAAGCTCTAACGAATTGAGTGTTCGAAGCTCTGATCAAGAAAGGTTGAAAGCTCGAAAAAGTGTGAGGAAATATCTAAAGAAGAAGGCGTCGAAATCTCTGAATGCATTCAAAGAATTGAAGAGGAAAGTGTTGTAA